Sequence from the Oceanispirochaeta sp. genome:
CTGCATACTCAAATAAGATTAGTAAATATAAGTATGAAATACAACAAATTATGGATATTGAATAAGTAGGGAAAGGACTCAAAATTCAGGGATTCCAGATCTTTGAAATCTCATGGGCGTCTCTGATACACTTCTGAAGACTGAACTTATTCAGGGATCACAGGCATTTACAAAATCAAAAGTAAACTATTTCTACAGCGATGCAGAGGGTGACCTGGAAGCCGGATCACCAACCTTCCAATGGTATAGATCTACCACTGAGAACGGAAACTATGAAGCCATTGTTGGAGAGACAGAAGATAATTATACACCCGCGAGTCCTGTTGACACTGGAAAATTACTAAAGGTGAAAATCACACCTTCTGCTTCAACAGGAATAACAGCCGGCACCGCTGTCATGAGCAGTGCAACCATTCAGATCACCTCTCCTTCATAAGGATATCCAAAGAAGCCGGATGGCATGTCGCTGTCCGGCTTATCTGAGACTCATTTGATTACAAGTTCATCAAACCAGGATTCCTGGGGCGCAGCTGATCCAACGGCATCATTGCCTATGGTTACGGCTTTAATTGAGACATTATCAGTCAGGCTGCCGGCATCTATTTCAACAGCTCTTTCAAATTCGATACCATTAATATAAAGGTCATAGGTTCCTCCGGTCACACCATCAGTAAAAACAATGTTTTTATATTAAATTTGATACCAGGCATTAGGTAATGTGTAAGGATCTGAAGTTGCATCATCAAAATATATGTAATCCTCTAATGTGCCGTCAGTGCTGAATTCTGAATAAAAGGGATCTGTCGTAATCGCATTGCTTGTATCTGTATTATCGTAGAATATTACAGCCAGAGCGTATTCGGCCCCAGTTGTGGTAATGTTCTGCTTATACCGGACATAGTAACTGATATAGCTTGGAGTGATGCCGTCGGGGAAAGTAATATAAGCCGCACCATTCTCGAAGTCGCCGCTTTCGGAAGAATTATCCAGATAGAGGCTGCTGGATGTACCATTGGCCCCTAAGCTGGTATCAATACTGACTGCTGTACTGTCAGACGCCTTCGGGTTGGGTCCCCATAGACCCAGGCCGTCTTCAAAACCCTCATAATAAATGGCATTCGGGTAGGCAGCCTCATCCTTGGAAGCTTCATCCGTGGGTTGATCACATGAAATCAAAGTAATTGCAGATATTGCTATAACTCCAATCAATGAACAAATTCTTTTTATCACCTTATACATCCTCAATTCTAGTTTATATATTACCATTTCAGTATTATTTAAATTGGGTTGAGAATCAAGATAATTTCTAATAATAAAAACTTGTCTGGCCCGCAGACAAGGAGCATAGTCATCCAATATACATGGGAGGCAAAAGGACCTGAGGTCAGGATCTGCTATTAGCCGCAAAAAGGGATGGAGAGAAACCAGTGTGCTTTTTAAAGGCTCTGGAAAAGTACTGGGGGTCTGAAAATCCTGATTCATAGGCAATATCCTGAATCGACAGTTCCCGGTTCTCAATCAGCAGCTTGCAGGCACGGCCCATGCAAATAGAGTTCCGAAGCTCTGTGAATGTCCGGCCCATGTCTTCCTTGATCTTATGCCGAAGCCGGTCTTCACTGAGATGCACCAGGGAAGCCGCCTGTTTCAGGTTGATTCCGGGATTAACTGTTTCCATATAATCAACAAGTTGTTTAACCGGCCCCTGCTCATTTTGTTTAATCAGTTTTTTAAGAATAATCAAATCGGTTAATTCAGAAAAAAGCTGCATAACCGCATCCATCTTGTCTGATGTAAAATTGGGTAAATCATTAAAAGCTTCAATTATATCCGGGATAATTCCTGCTTTCCGGGCATCCTGTACAATAGGATCGGGCACATTCTTCTGACAACTGGCCTGGCCCATCATAATATATCCTGTCAATTCATCCCCATAATACAAGGGTTTAATCGCCTCATAGCAGCCGCCATGGCAGCGGTAATATTGGATCTTCCGGCTGTTTCGGGCTCTGTATTGTTTGGCTTTATCCAGGGTCAGACAGCGGTTTTTGTAGTGCAGCCTTTCTCTTAGAAATTCACAATAGGAGGAGATTTTTTTATTTTTCCCGATCATATACTCCGTACCATTGGGCTTGAAATAGGCAATACGGATGTCAAAAAGGGATGAAAAATTATCCAGGATCTTTTCAAGTTCAGGATCGAGATCGGTAGATTGTAAGCGATCAATTATATCTGCCATAGTGGTTATCCGGCTATGAGTAGCCGGATAATCCATATTATCAGCCGAAGAAAACATTCTCAACCCCAAAATACCGTTAATATCATAAATATGGACAACAAATCATTGGTTATTAACACGATTGCTCATAAGCAGGAAAACAGGATTCCCTTTCATCTGGATCTGACATTAGAGATGGAAAATAAGGTAATAAAAGAGTTGGGCAAGGATTTTCTTTCCAGCGTGGACAGCTGCTTTGCTTTGGAACGTAATGAAGAATTTGAGGCCATCGATAGTGCCCGTAGAAAAGATATGTTCGGGGCTGTCTGGCTCCTGGATCAGCAGGGAGACTTCGGTGTCGTTGAAAATTGTCTTCTGGAAAGTCCTTCTCTGAAAGATTACAAATTCCCGGCTCCTGATGAACAGAAGATTCGCGAGAAATGCCTGCGTCTTACCAGCCCCGAAAACAAAGATAAGTTTACCATGTACATCATAGGTTTTTCTTTATATGAAAGAGCCTGGTCGCTCCGTGGAATAGAAAATCTTCTGACAGATATGGTGCTTAACCCTTCTTTTGTTTCAGAACTATTTGAAAATATTGTGGAGTACAATCTGGCTGTTTCTAAAATCGTCATGGAATACCCCGTGGATGGACTGTTTTTCGGAGATGACTGGGGCCAGCAGAAAGGGCTCATAATGGGACCGGATTACTGGAGAAAGTTTATAGGGCCTTCTCTCAAAAGCATGTATTCCTATGTCAAATCAAAGGATCGAACTATCTGTCAGCATTCCTGCGGAGATATTTATGACGTCTTTGGTGATCTCATAGATATGGGCCTGGATATGTACAACACCTTCCAGCCTGAGATATACAATGTAGCAAAAGTAAAAGAAGAATTTGGAGACTCTCTGACTTTTTACGGAGGCATCAGTACTCAGAATGTGCTGCCCTTCGGGACTCCACAGGAAGTCAGAGATGCCACCCGGGAGATGCTGGATATCATGGGGAAAAATGGTGGCTATGTGGCCGCACCGACTCATTCCATGCCTCCGGATATCTCTATTGAAAACATGTTGGCTTTTCTGGATGTCGTCCAGAACCAAAAATAAAGTCAGTTTGATCAGCACGAGTCCTAAATCTCTCAATCATACCGGAAGAAGATTCTTCCGGTATTTACAACCTTTAACGAATAAAACTCGTAAAGATCTTCTTTACTTTCAGATTCTGATCACTGATGTCTCTGGTCTGATCCCGCTGTTTGAGCATTACCGCCATATTTTTACCGAGGATTTCCATAATCTGAACCCCTTCTGCATCCTTCAGGGCATCTCCCGGCGTTGTTCCATGAATGACAGCCCAGTAGTTTGAAGTGGGCATCATCATTTCTGAATAATTCAAAAAATTATTGAGCTGATTGAAAGTAAGTACACCCCCCGATCGTCTAACCGCCACCACGGCAGCCCCTACCTTATTTCTATAAAGACCACCGTTTGCGCCGGCCACATAGAAGGCTCTGTCCAGAAATGATTTCATTGTTCCTGCCACAGCGGCATAGTGGGTGGGAGATCCAAGAAGGATTCCATCAGCCTCTTTCATCTTCTGAATCCATTCATTCACTTCATCATTGACCGTAACACAGCGCTCATCCTGGCTCTTTGCGCAGTGACCACAGGCCAGACAGCCTCGGATGACCTTATTCCCCACATGGACAATTTCACCATCGCTTCCCTGCTCTTCCAGTTTTGAGGCAACCAGTTTAATGGCGGTGTATGTATTTCCTTCTTTCTTCGGACTCCCGTTGAATGCAATGACTTTCATAATTAACTCCTGGTATTATAGAACGCCTGATGGCTCTTCAGTTTTATAGTTGGCAATTGAATTATCAATATTCACGGCCGAGATTCCCACCGCTTCTGACAGATTCATTACATTGTTGAGAATCCTATTTATATTATTTATTCTGACCTGAATATCCACAATATTCCGGGAAACACTGGAGGATGCTTCATCAATGTGATTCACCAGAAGTTCCTGATTTTTACTCGTGTCCAGGATTTGGCCCGAGTTCTCCTTGATAATCTGAGAAACATCAGTCAGAGAACCCATGGCTGAGAGAATTTGAGTCCCTCCCGATTTCAATTCATTCATAGTCTGGGAAATCTCTGCCAGGGACTCACTGAACAAATCGATCTCATTGGTGACTTTATTAAACATGGTAGAAGACTCCTCACTTGAGACAGAAGCCCTGGAGATATTGGAGATGATATCCTTCAGCCTTGTTGTGATCATTTTGGAGTTCTCTGATGCGGCCACTGCCAACTTTCTGATTTCACCCGATACTACCGAGAATCCTTTACCTGCATCACCGGCATGAGCCGCTTCTATGGCAGCATTCATGGCCAGAAGATTAGTCTGACTGGCAATATCATCAATAATATCAGCTATTCCTGAAATCATATCTATATTCGAAGTGATGTTTGAGATGGCGTTGATATTGGCTGCCATCTTGCCCTCACCGGATTTGGTCAGTTTGACAAGTTCATGAATTACATTCGTTTTTTTATCAGTTATTACCGAAACATTGTCGATTGAGGCGATCATTTCTGTAATGGAGGCCGTAGATTCTTCCACCATTGACCGTTGTTCAATGACCTGATCGTTTAAAGAAAGAACCGATCCATTCAGAGAACCCATGGATACGGAAGACTGACTGATGGATTGATTTAAATCCCCCATCTGATCAACGATCGTTACAGTCTGATTTTCCATGGTCATTGTATTATTTTCAGCTTCCCGCACATCTGTATCCAGATTTTTCTGCACGTCCATATTCTCTTTTGAAATTTCTTTTAACAGGTTTAGAGATGATGAAATTGTCTGTTGAAAGATATTCATGTTCTGGCTCAACGTAGAGAGTTCATCCTTCCCGGACTCGGAGAAATGAACACACAAATCCCCCCCCTTCAATCTATCGACATTCACATCGATCCCTAGGATTCTCCTTGTAAGATTCATCGACTGTTTAATACTGAAGATAAAAAAGAGTCCTACAATAAAAACACCAAGAATAAAGATATTTCTCTGGTTTTTTGTATTAAGTTTGGTAATTTCAGAATCAATGGAACTGATCTCATCTCGTACACCAACCATAAAACCATCCAGAATATTACTGCTTTTTGCAATCTGGTTTATCAAATTCAGAATATTAAATCGAATGAATGAAACATCCAGATCCAGGTCTTCATTCCATGTCATTTCATATATCTCGATGAGAGAGAGAGACTTCTTCTCTTTGATAAGATCTTCATTCATAAGTGATTTCACAGCAGTATCTATTCCTGTGTAGGCGTTGCTGCGGATCATTTGAATTGTAGAGATAGACTCCAGAGATTTATTAATGGAGTCTGAAAACTGTGGCAGATACTTCAAGTTGGATAAATCAGCTATTATTTCATCGGATTTCAGCTGTCCTTCCTTAAAGAGTGTGTATTGTTCATCCAGACTCCGGGAGGTAAGACGCTCGACCTGAATCTGTTCCATCAGAAGACTGTTGTAAACATCAGCCAGGGTGCCCTGTTCCTTCTCAATTTTCATCGTATATGAGGAAAAACGAAAGAATATGAGAATGAGCAGAATGAAAGTTAATCCCTGCATAAAGTTGATAAATTGAATTTTATGTTTGATTTTCATTTTATGTCCTGAATTTTGAATCTTTTAATTTTGAATCTTTTAATTTTGAAATAAAATGTTACATCAAATAATATACTAAGTATTTACTATAAAGTACTAATAATTTAATTTTCGTAAATAATAAAGACCGGATTGAATACTTATTTCCAAAATGACCAACCAAGTCCCCGACTCTCCCCATGGACTGATCGATCTAACAAAGGTATTCTAAAAGCATATGAACCATGTACAAATTTATTATTTCGCAATTATTGTCGCCGCCGGTATCGGGTTGCTAGTATCCATTCAGGTTATACACAAACGTGCCTTAAAGAAAAGAAAAGCCGTCATTGACAGGCTGAAAAATTCGGAAACCATCGATACGGCCACTCCCCTGGACCGTCCTCTGAGATCCTTCAAAAACAGAGCCAAAGCGGGTGTTACCAACAGGTTCTCAATATTCCGGAGAGTCGCCACTTTTTTAGCCTTTATAACACTTCTGATTGCGGTTTCATTTCCATTTATTGACCAGCTGCCCCAGGCTTTTATTTCAATTCTGGTGGGATCTGCCGCCATCATTACCGGTATGGCTGCTAAACCATTCATAGATAATTTCCTATCGGGAATCGCCATCACTGCCTCTAAAATGCTGAATATCGGGGATACAATCCTGATCAATGAACAATACGGAACCATTGAAGATATCTCTTCCACACATACGATTATCAAGTTGTGGGACTGGCGCCGTTTAGTCATACCCAACAGCACAATGATCAATATGGAATTTGTGAACTATACCCTGAATGACAAGTGGCAATGGGCCCATGTAGAGTTCTTTGTGTCTTATGATTCAGATTTAGATCTTGTCAAAAAAATAGCCCAGGATGCAGCCCTTTCCAGCGATAAGAGAATGGGGATTGAAGAACCCACCTTCTGGATCATGGAGACAAGCCGGGACAGCATCAAATGCTGGCTGGCCACCTGGGCAACATCACCCATTGACGCCTGGGAGCTGAAAGTGGAAATCCGGACATCCCTGGTTATCGGTTTGAAAAAGGCCGGAATCAAAACCCACATCAACTATCATTCTGTTGAGAATACTCTTCACCCGACAGGAGCGGAGATGCAGGTTTAGGGGGGAGCCCCTAAAGCCCATACTATAGACCTTTTGAATCTGTCTGTGAAAAAAGGGAATTTAAACAGTTAAGAATTATCGTTCAGAGATAGGCCTTGTAATTATACCCCGGTACAGGAACCGCTTAATTTACCAGTTTCAGGAAAATGATTTTTCTTCCTTTTTTATATCAGAAATAATCTGTCTGGTTTTCCCACCAAGAGTCAACCCCAGTTCTGCTTGTGTCAATTTTTGAATACGTCCATGACCCTCAACAGACTTTCCTGGAAGAAGTGGAAACTCCTGAAACCAGTCGGTATCATTTATATCGATAAGATCTTTATCATCTGTAATCTCAATACAATCCTCTGAAAAATTCTCTTCACCCCCTTGAAGAAATCTCCTTCAATAGATTTTTTATAATGTTACTGCCCCCTTCCCCCCGTACATATCACCGTCCACCGAGGGTCCCATGAAATCGGGGCAGCTGCATCTCTTGAGTACTGCAGCTATTAAAGAAACGGCCATTTTACACTTCTTATTTTATATAAAAATAAATTGACTGTTATTTAAGGCCATGCTACCATGTTTCTAATCAGAAACAAGGTTTCTGATTAGAAACCTACTGGCTTTGATTACCATTACATTTATACCGCAGCTGACGCTGGGACTGCCGATTATCTTCATGTAATTTTATGTAACTTTATATATTTTTAAGGAGCTTTAATATGGATATAAGATATCCCGTCCACCCTGAACATGGGAAAACAATGGACACAGCAAAACTCAGGAAAGAATTCCTGATTCAGAATCTCTTTGTTAAGGATCAAGCAAATCTTACATACAGCCATGTTGATCGCATTATCACGGCAGGGATCTGTCCTGCATCAAAATCACTGTCCCTGGAAGGAGGCAAGGATCTTGCCAACGATTATTTTTTTGAACGCCGTGAAGGCGGTGTTATAAACATCGGCGGCTCAGGAACAATAATACTCGACGGAAAATCTTTTGAAATGGATCAGAATGACGGGTTCTATATAGGAATGGGAACCAAAGAAATATCATTCTCGAGTCAATC
This genomic interval carries:
- a CDS encoding PocR ligand-binding domain-containing protein; this translates as MADIIDRLQSTDLDPELEKILDNFSSLFDIRIAYFKPNGTEYMIGKNKKISSYCEFLRERLHYKNRCLTLDKAKQYRARNSRKIQYYRCHGGCYEAIKPLYYGDELTGYIMMGQASCQKNVPDPIVQDARKAGIIPDIIEAFNDLPNFTSDKMDAVMQLFSELTDLIILKKLIKQNEQGPVKQLVDYMETVNPGINLKQAASLVHLSEDRLRHKIKEDMGRTFTELRNSICMGRACKLLIENRELSIQDIAYESGFSDPQYFSRAFKKHTGFSPSLFAANSRS
- a CDS encoding uroporphyrinogen decarboxylase family protein, with amino-acid sequence MVINTIAHKQENRIPFHLDLTLEMENKVIKELGKDFLSSVDSCFALERNEEFEAIDSARRKDMFGAVWLLDQQGDFGVVENCLLESPSLKDYKFPAPDEQKIREKCLRLTSPENKDKFTMYIIGFSLYERAWSLRGIENLLTDMVLNPSFVSELFENIVEYNLAVSKIVMEYPVDGLFFGDDWGQQKGLIMGPDYWRKFIGPSLKSMYSYVKSKDRTICQHSCGDIYDVFGDLIDMGLDMYNTFQPEIYNVAKVKEEFGDSLTFYGGISTQNVLPFGTPQEVRDATREMLDIMGKNGGYVAAPTHSMPPDISIENMLAFLDVVQNQK
- a CDS encoding flavodoxin family protein; translated protein: MKVIAFNGSPKKEGNTYTAIKLVASKLEEQGSDGEIVHVGNKVIRGCLACGHCAKSQDERCVTVNDEVNEWIQKMKEADGILLGSPTHYAAVAGTMKSFLDRAFYVAGANGGLYRNKVGAAVVAVRRSGGVLTFNQLNNFLNYSEMMMPTSNYWAVIHGTTPGDALKDAEGVQIMEILGKNMAVMLKQRDQTRDISDQNLKVKKIFTSFIR
- a CDS encoding methyl-accepting chemotaxis protein — its product is MKIKHKIQFINFMQGLTFILLILIFFRFSSYTMKIEKEQGTLADVYNSLLMEQIQVERLTSRSLDEQYTLFKEGQLKSDEIIADLSNLKYLPQFSDSINKSLESISTIQMIRSNAYTGIDTAVKSLMNEDLIKEKKSLSLIEIYEMTWNEDLDLDVSFIRFNILNLINQIAKSSNILDGFMVGVRDEISSIDSEITKLNTKNQRNIFILGVFIVGLFFIFSIKQSMNLTRRILGIDVNVDRLKGGDLCVHFSESGKDELSTLSQNMNIFQQTISSSLNLLKEISKENMDVQKNLDTDVREAENNTMTMENQTVTIVDQMGDLNQSISQSSVSMGSLNGSVLSLNDQVIEQRSMVEESTASITEMIASIDNVSVITDKKTNVIHELVKLTKSGEGKMAANINAISNITSNIDMISGIADIIDDIASQTNLLAMNAAIEAAHAGDAGKGFSVVSGEIRKLAVAASENSKMITTRLKDIISNISRASVSSEESSTMFNKVTNEIDLFSESLAEISQTMNELKSGGTQILSAMGSLTDVSQIIKENSGQILDTSKNQELLVNHIDEASSSVSRNIVDIQVRINNINRILNNVMNLSEAVGISAVNIDNSIANYKTEEPSGVL
- a CDS encoding mechanosensitive ion channel domain-containing protein gives rise to the protein MNHVQIYYFAIIVAAGIGLLVSIQVIHKRALKKRKAVIDRLKNSETIDTATPLDRPLRSFKNRAKAGVTNRFSIFRRVATFLAFITLLIAVSFPFIDQLPQAFISILVGSAAIITGMAAKPFIDNFLSGIAITASKMLNIGDTILINEQYGTIEDISSTHTIIKLWDWRRLVIPNSTMINMEFVNYTLNDKWQWAHVEFFVSYDSDLDLVKKIAQDAALSSDKRMGIEEPTFWIMETSRDSIKCWLATWATSPIDAWELKVEIRTSLVIGLKKAGIKTHINYHSVENTLHPTGAEMQV